From Anaerolineae bacterium, a single genomic window includes:
- a CDS encoding sigma-70 family RNA polymerase sigma factor, with protein sequence MREEQAGNTALEELLEQASHRGYVTYDQILEVCPTPEEDRERLEGFFAQLHTRRIPVYEQAREPAEQDAVPHAASFRAVWDDDWRAEESEDLDAENLEEYLDDGPLSDTVTLYFREMSQYPLLSPEEEKELARAVFEGRVAAQRLAGQNGNLSEEEREALRQLVQKGREARDKLIRANTRLVISVAKHYIGRGVPFPDLIQEGNLGLMRAVSKFDYRRGFKFSTYATWWIRQAITRALADQGRVIRLPVHMGDRLRKLFRAARDMEQELGRPPTPEELAERLQMPVNRVEWMLRISSDTLSLHKPVGEDEESELGHFIEDTQSPAPMDVANRELLREKLEQLLDTLTPKQARILRLRFGFVDGRTYTLEEVGRKFGVTRERIRQIEAQALGRLRHPHRSRQLKGFL encoded by the coding sequence ATGCGTGAAGAGCAAGCAGGGAACACAGCGCTGGAAGAGCTCCTGGAACAAGCTTCCCATCGGGGCTACGTCACATATGACCAAATTTTAGAGGTTTGCCCCACCCCGGAAGAGGACAGGGAAAGGCTGGAAGGGTTTTTCGCCCAACTGCACACGCGGCGCATTCCGGTGTACGAGCAAGCGAGAGAGCCGGCTGAGCAGGATGCCGTGCCCCACGCCGCTTCGTTCCGGGCGGTGTGGGACGATGACTGGCGGGCTGAGGAATCGGAAGACTTGGACGCCGAGAATCTGGAAGAATATCTGGACGATGGTCCCCTCAGCGACACCGTCACGCTCTACTTCCGTGAGATGAGCCAGTATCCCCTGCTCAGCCCGGAAGAGGAGAAAGAGCTGGCGCGAGCCGTGTTCGAGGGGCGCGTTGCCGCCCAGCGGCTCGCCGGCCAGAACGGCAACCTCAGCGAAGAGGAACGAGAAGCCCTGCGTCAGCTCGTCCAGAAGGGCCGGGAAGCGCGTGATAAGCTCATCCGCGCCAACACCCGCCTGGTCATCAGCGTGGCCAAGCACTACATCGGCCGCGGGGTTCCTTTCCCCGACCTGATCCAGGAGGGCAATCTGGGCCTGATGCGGGCCGTTTCCAAATTTGACTACCGCCGGGGATTCAAGTTCTCCACCTACGCCACCTGGTGGATCCGCCAGGCCATCACCCGCGCCCTGGCGGACCAGGGACGGGTCATCCGCCTGCCGGTGCACATGGGAGACCGACTGCGCAAGCTTTTCCGCGCCGCGCGCGATATGGAGCAGGAGCTGGGCCGGCCGCCTACTCCGGAGGAACTGGCAGAGCGCTTGCAAATGCCCGTCAATCGTGTAGAATGGATGTTGCGCATCTCCTCCGACACCCTCTCCCTCCATAAACCGGTGGGGGAAGACGAGGAGAGCGAACTGGGGCATTTCATCGAGGATACCCAGTCGCCGGCGCCCATGGACGTGGCCAACCGCGAGCTCCTGCGCGAAAAGCTGGAGCAACTGCTCGATACCCTGACACCCAAGCAGGCGCGCATCCTTCGACTGCGATTTGGCTTTGTGGACGGTCGGACGTATACTTTAGAGGAGGTAGGCCGCAAGTTCGGGGTCACGCGGGAGCGCATACGCCAGATTGAGGCGCAGGCGTTAGGCCGGCTCCGCCATCCGCACCGCAGCCGGCAGTTAAAGGGATTCCTGTAA
- a CDS encoding sigma-70 family RNA polymerase sigma factor — MTMDPEEEDLLEELGLEGVEGKELSGESFDMDEELEEVEEDEAELEEAGDESPDPIRLYLRDMSRTPLLTPEQEEELARRMAEGREALERLASDEHLTEEERRQLAEKVREGNKARDHLIRANTRLVIQIAKRYRGWGIAFSDLIQEGNLGLMRAADKFDYRRGTRFSTYATWWIRQAITRALSDQGRTIRLPVHIHEEIRRLHNAEELLNDRLGRQPTDEEIAQELGLALSRVRWLRRIARHTVSLETPIGEDGDNSLGDFVQDDDTSSPTEKASQTLLKQEVAKLLEHLKPREAEIIRLRFGFVDGRSYTLKEVGEKLGITRERVRQIESKALRRLRHPSRSQRVRDFIQK; from the coding sequence GTGACGATGGACCCGGAGGAAGAAGACCTGCTCGAAGAGCTTGGCCTGGAGGGCGTAGAGGGCAAAGAGCTCTCGGGCGAGTCCTTCGATATGGACGAGGAGCTGGAAGAGGTCGAGGAGGACGAGGCCGAGCTGGAAGAAGCCGGCGACGAAAGCCCCGACCCCATCCGGCTCTATCTGCGCGACATGAGCCGGACCCCCCTGCTCACCCCCGAGCAGGAGGAAGAGTTAGCGCGCCGCATGGCCGAAGGGCGGGAGGCCCTGGAGCGGCTCGCCAGCGACGAGCACCTGACTGAGGAGGAACGCCGGCAGTTGGCGGAAAAGGTGCGCGAGGGCAATAAGGCGCGTGACCACCTGATCCGCGCCAATACCCGGCTGGTCATACAGATCGCCAAGCGCTATCGGGGCTGGGGCATTGCCTTCAGCGACCTCATCCAGGAGGGCAATCTGGGGCTGATGCGGGCCGCTGACAAGTTCGATTACCGCCGCGGCACCCGCTTCAGCACCTACGCCACCTGGTGGATCCGCCAGGCCATCACGCGTGCCCTTTCCGACCAGGGCCGCACTATCCGCCTGCCGGTGCACATCCACGAGGAGATCCGCCGGCTCCATAACGCCGAAGAGCTTCTCAATGACCGGCTTGGCCGCCAGCCCACCGACGAGGAAATCGCCCAGGAGCTTGGCTTGGCACTCAGCCGCGTGCGCTGGCTGCGCCGCATCGCCCGCCATACGGTCTCATTGGAAACTCCCATCGGCGAGGATGGCGACAACTCCCTGGGCGATTTCGTGCAGGATGATGACACCTCTTCCCCCACGGAGAAAGCTTCACAGACACTGCTGAAGCAGGAGGTCGCCAAACTGCTGGAACACCTGAAGCCGCGCGAGGCGGAGATCATCCGCCTGCGCTTCGGTTTCGTGGACGGCCGCAGTTATACGCTGAAAGAGGTGGGGGAGAAGCTGGGCATCACTCGGGAGCGGGTGCGGCAGATCGAGTCCAAGGCCCTGCGCCGGCTACGCCACCCCTCCCGCAGCCAGCGCGTCCGCGATTTCATCCAGAAGTAA